From the Sebastes fasciatus isolate fSebFas1 chromosome 3, fSebFas1.pri, whole genome shotgun sequence genome, one window contains:
- the smc2 gene encoding structural maintenance of chromosomes protein 2 — translation MYIKSIILEGFKSYAQRTEINGFDPLFNAITGLNGSGKSNILDSICFLLGISNLSHVRASNLQDLVYKNGQGGITKATVSITFDNSNKSQSPLGFETHDEITVTRQVVIGGRNKYLINGVNANNTRVQDLFCSIGLNVNNPHFLIMQGRITKVLNMKPPEILAMIEEAAGTRMYECKKISAQKTIEKKEAKLKEIQTILDEEITPTMQKLQEERSSYLEYQKLMREIQHLSRLYVAWLFVCAEETKLKSADNLKGMQDNITKMQASMAENESKVQELSAQIQELQKKKDQEVSGVLKSLEETLADVQRVDAKAQSALDLKKQNVKDETKKRKELVKSMEEDKTMLVVKEKEVSKLTEQLQALQEEGQKDSTALEAAEQHFRAVSAGLSTNEDGEEATLAGQMMTCKNDMSKADTEAKQAQMTLKHAQAELKTKQAEVKKMDGGYKKDQDSLQAVKSSREKLQAELTKLNYEDGKEENLLEKRRQLSREAAKLKETYERLVSRFPNLRFDYKDPERGWDRSKVKGLLANLITVRDVSYATGLEVVAGGRLYNIVVDTEVTGKKLLEKGELQRRYTIIPLNKISAKTLNDRVVNAAKSLVGEDNVHTALSLVGYESDLRKAMEYVFGSTLVCDNLDNAKKVAFDKQVMTKTVTLGGDIFDPQGTLSGGARSQSASVLTSLQELKEVRDNLNDKEAQLQDIERQLAGLKGTAEKYRQLKQQEELKVEEEQILQAKLQQSSFHQQQEELERLRKAIEESEETLRVTKDVQKRAEEKYKVLENKMKNADAEREKELKAAQQNLNAAKAKADTFNKKLKQMQQDSDAVALELEELRREQAGYEQQIQAVDEATKAIQEQIDSMACTVSQNKEAVRKAQEELAKQKEVIMAQDKELKGKSSEANKIREQNNEVQLKIKELEHNISKHRKDSQEAADKVSRMLEEHDWIRSERQFFGQPNTSYDFKINNPREAGQRLKKLEETTTKLERNINKRAMNMLNEAEERYNDLMKKKRIVENDKAKILQTIEELDQKKNEALNVAWQKVNKDFGSIFSTLLPGATAKLAPPQGGGVLEGLEFKVALGNTWKENLTELSGGQRSLVALSLILAMLLFKPAPIYILDEVDAALDLSHTQNIGQMLRTHFRHSQFVVVSLKDGMFTNANVLFKTKFVDGMSTVSRTALSQSDVNVPQKGQDKARQKDKRHKLLIS, via the exons ATGTACATTAAGTCTATTATTTTAGAAGGATTCAAGTCCTACGCTCAGAGGACGGAGATCAACGGCTTTGATCCGCTGTTCAACGCCATCACAGGACTCAACGGCAGCGGCAAGTCCAACATCCTGGACTCCATCTGTTTCCTCCTGGGCATCTCCAACCTCAGCCAT GTGCGAGCCTCCAACCTCCAGGACTTGGTTTACAAGAATGGACAGGGTGGCATCACCAAGGCCACTGTGTCTATTACCTTTGACAACTCCAACAAAAGCCAGAGTCCTCTGGGTTTTGAAACCCATGATGAGATCACCGTCACCAGACAG GTGGTGATTGGTGGCAGGAACAAGTACCTCATCAATGGAGTCAATGCCAACAACACCAGGGTGCAGGACTTGTTCTGCTCTATTGGCCTCAACGTCAACAACCCGCATTTTCTCATCATGCAG gggaggatcaccaaagtgctAAACATGAAGCCACCAGAG ATCCTCGCCATGATTGAGGAGGCAGCGGGAACCAGGATGTATGAATGTAAAAAGATTAGCGCTCAGAAAACCATCGAGAAGAAGGAGGCCAAGCTGAAGGAGATTCAGACC ATTTTGGATGAGGAAATTACTCCAACCATGCAAAAACTTCAAGAG GAACGATCATCGTACTTGGAGTACCAGAAGCTGATGCGTGAGATCCAGCACTTGTCACGGCTGTACGTGGcctggctgtttgtgtgtgcagaggaAACCAAGCTGAAGTCAGCAGATAATCTGAAGGGGATGCAGGATAACATCACCAAGATGCAAGCGAGCATGGCCGAGAATGAGAGCAAAGTCCAGGAGCTGTCGGCCCAGATCCAGGAGCTGCAGAAGAAAAAAGACCAG GAGGTGAGTGGAGTATTAAAATCCCTGGAAGAGACTCTAGCTGACGTGCAACGTGTGGACGCCAAAGCTCAGAGTGCACTTGACCTGAAAAAACAGAACGTCAAAGATGAAaccaagaagaggaaggagcttGTCAAGAGTATGGAGGAG GACAAGACAATGCTCGTGGTCAAAGAAAAGGAGGTTTCTAAGCTGACGGAGCAGCTTCAGGCTCTACAGGAGGAGGGACAGAAAGACAGCACAGCCCTCGAGGCAGCTGAGCAGCACTTCAGGGCCGTGTCAGCGGGCCTTTCTACCAATGAGGACGGAGAGGAGGCCACGCTGGCTGGGCAGATGATGACCTGCAAGAATGACATGAGCAAGGCAGATACTGAGGCCAAGCAG GCCCAGATGACCCTGAAGCACGCCCAGGCTGAGCTGAAGACCAAACAGGCAGAGGTGAAAAAGATGGACGGTGGCTACAAGAAGGACCAGGACAGCCTGCAGGCTGTCAAAAGCAGCAGGGAGAAACTACAGGCCGAGCTGACCAAACTCAACTatgaag ATGGGAAGGAGGAGAATCTGCTGGAGAAAAGGAGGCAGCTGTCCAGAGAGGCCGCTAAACTTAAAGAGACCTACGAGCGTCTCGTGTCTCGCTTCCCCAACTTGCGCTTCGATTACAA GGACCCAGAGCGAGGATGGGACCGCAGCAAAGTAAAGGGGCTGCTAGCTAACCTGATCACAGTCCGTGACGTCTCCTACGCAACAGGACTGGAGGTTGTTGCAGGCGGACGGCTCTATAACATCGTAGTTGATACAGAG GTGACCGGTAAAAAGCTGTTGGAGAAGGGAGAGCTGCAGCGGAGGTACACCATCATCCCCCTGAACAAGATCTCTGCCAAGACACTCAATGACAGAGTGGTGAACGCCGCCAAGAGCCTG GTCGGAGAGGACAATGTCCACACAGCTCTGTCCCTGGTGGGCTATGAATCTGACCTGCGTAAGGCCATGGAGTACGTCTTTGGCTCCACACTGGTGTGTGACAACCTGGACAACGCCAAGAAAGTGGCTTTTGATAAGCAGGTGATGACCAAGACTGTCACTCTTGGAGGGGACATCTTCGACCCACAGGGAACTCTGAGCGGAG GTGCTCGCTCCCAGTCAGCATCTGTTCTGACCAGCCTGCAGGAACTGAAGGAGGTTCGGGACAACTTGAACGACAAGGAGGCCCAGCTTCAGGATATTGAACGACAACTAGCCGGACTTAAGGGAACCGCTGAGAA GTACCGTCAGCtgaagcagcaggaggagctgaAAGTTGAGGAGGAGCAGATTCTGCAGGCCAAGCTGCAGCAGAGCTCCTTCCACCAGCAGCAAGAAGAGCTGGAGAGGCTGCGCAAGGCCATCG AGGAGAGCGAGGAGACTTTGCGTGTCACCAAGGATGTGCAGAAGCGGGCTGAAGAAAAGTACAAGGTGCTGGAGAATAAAATGAAGAACGCtgacgcagagagagagaaggagctgAAAGCCGCCCAGCAGAACCTCAACGCAGCCAAGGCCAAAGCCGATACCTTCAATAAGAAGCTGAAGCAGATGCAGCAG GACTCGGACGCCGTGGCcctggagctggaggagctgcggAGGGAGCAGGCGGGTTATGAGCAGCAGATTCAGGCTGTAGATGAAGCTACAAAGGCCATCCAGGAGCAGATTGACAGCATGGCCTGCACCGTATCACAGAACAAG GAGGCAGTGCGTAAAGCCCAGGAGGAGCTGGCCAAACAGAAGGAAGTGATCATGGCTCAGGACAAGGAGCTCAAG GGTAAGAGCTCAGAGGCCAATAAAATAAGGGAACAGAACAACGAAGTCCAGCTGAAGATCAAGGAACTGGAACACAACATCAGTAAGCACCGCAAAGACAGCCAGGAAGCTGCTGACAAg GTGTCTCGGATGCTGGAGGAACACGACTGGATCCGGTCAGAGCGTCAGTTCTTCGGCCAGCCCAACACCTCTTATGACTTTAAGATCAACAACCCCCGAGAGGCCGGTCAGCGGCTGAAGAAGCTGGAGGAGACAACCACCAAGCTGGAGAGAAACATCAACAAGAGGGCCATGAACATGCTGAACGAGGCCGAGGAGAGG TACAATGAcctgatgaagaagaagaggatcgTGGAGAACGACAAAGCCAAAATCTTGCAGACCATCGAGGAGCTGGACCAGAAGAAGAATGAGGCTCTGAACGTGGCGTGGCAGAAG GTAAACAAGGACTTTGGCTCTATTTTCTCCACTCTGCTGCCGGGGGCCACTGCTAAGCTGGCTCCTCCCCAGGGCGGTGGTGTCCTGGAAGGTCTTGAGTTCAAGGTGGCCTTGGGCAACACCTGGAAGGAGAACCTCACTGAGCTCAGCGGTGGGCAAAG ATCACTGGTGGCCTTGTCTCTCATCCTGGCCATGCTGCTGTTCAAGCCCGCTCCCATCTACATCTTAGACGAGGTGGATGCTGCCCTGGATCTCTCGCACACACAGAACATTGGACAGATGCTGCGCACACATTTTAGACACTCCCAG TTCGTGGTGGTGTCCCTAAAGGACGGCATGTTCACCAACGCCAACGTCCTGTTCAAGACCAAGTTTGTCGACGGCATGTCCACAGTTTCACGGACTGCGCTCAGCCAGAGCGACGTCAACGTTCCCCAGAAAGGCCAAGACAAAGCTCGCCAAAAAGACAAGAGGCACAAACTGCTCATCAGCTAA
- the exoc1l gene encoding exocyst complex component 1-like encodes MSSLLREEMQRVLFRPAKQRLVEFIEIEEPTHGRHFICVSVSKNKLVELCIVRCQVSQPSLKSSGSKKLSHTKRSSLQECYRRTEVWSLSALTLVDGRDPDVDDPCFLLHFDKVRTVTAVSCSAKYSFVRALVVLSEQNYQRSLNLRNFDWAYIKPTSFYSNRGDCVVLTQICFYAFNLVCLSMCPVPLDA; translated from the exons ATGTCGTCTCTTCTGAGGGAGGAGATGCAGAGAGTTTTATTCCGACCTGCAAAACAGAGACTGGTGGAGTTTATTGAAATTGAAGAGCCGACGCATGGAAGACATTTTATCTGTGTCTCAG tttcAAAAAACAAATTGGTGGAGTTATGTATAGTGCGGTGTCAGGTATCTCAGCCGTCCCTAAAGTCGTCTGGATCCAAGAAGTTGTCCCACACCAAACGCTCCAGCTTACAGGAGTGCTACAGGAGGACGGAGGTCTGGTCCCTGTCAGCCTTGACTCTGGTTGATGGACGGGACCCTGATGTG GATGACCCCTGTTTCCTGCTGCACTTTGACAAGGTGCGTACAGTGACGGCCGTCAGCTGCTCAGCCAAATACTCGTTTGTGCGTGCCCTGGTTGTCCTCAGCGAACAGAACTATCAGAGGTCACTGAACCTGCGGAACTTTGACTGGGCCTACATCAAGCCCACCTCCTTTTACTCCAACAGAGGAGATTGTGTTGTTCTAACACAGATATGCTTCTATGCATTCAATTTGGTATGTCTGTCCATGTGTCCCGTGCCTCTGGATGCCTAA